A single Paenibacillus sp. FSL R5-0517 DNA region contains:
- a CDS encoding AraC family ligand binding domain-containing protein, producing MRKIEMNVVATDWTQMELVLLFFGWEACEPAHYWGPGVRDSYIVHYIHEGRGIVYMGDQEYKLSEGQGFIIFPDTLIHYEADPKEPWTYSWFGFKGVQAKAFMQRAQLSPERPIYDVHDTITMEQLYTEMVQASTRPEGDVLNQSLLYRLMAELISSSPVKEEVGQLLSNKETYIRQAVQFMENRYSQRTSILDIAQAVGLDRTYLSGLFKERYGMSLQSFFLEYRMNRAAELLQNPGLSVSEVAHSVGYTDPLLFSKMFKRVTGVSPKGSRIRD from the coding sequence ATGAGAAAAATAGAGATGAATGTGGTAGCCACGGACTGGACACAGATGGAACTTGTCTTGTTGTTCTTCGGGTGGGAGGCGTGTGAACCCGCCCATTATTGGGGACCGGGTGTACGTGATTCCTATATTGTGCATTACATCCATGAAGGACGGGGCATCGTGTACATGGGGGACCAGGAATACAAGCTTAGCGAGGGACAGGGTTTTATCATTTTCCCGGATACGCTTATTCATTATGAGGCAGATCCCAAGGAGCCCTGGACGTATTCGTGGTTCGGCTTCAAAGGGGTACAAGCCAAAGCATTCATGCAACGTGCCCAACTGAGCCCGGAGCGCCCGATATATGATGTCCATGATACGATTACGATGGAACAGTTGTATACGGAGATGGTCCAAGCTTCCACGCGACCGGAAGGTGATGTGTTGAACCAGAGTCTCTTGTACCGCTTGATGGCAGAATTAATCTCTTCTTCACCTGTGAAGGAAGAGGTCGGGCAGCTCCTTTCAAACAAAGAAACATACATCCGGCAGGCGGTGCAATTTATGGAGAACAGGTACAGTCAGCGAACCTCCATACTGGATATTGCCCAAGCCGTGGGGCTGGATCGCACATATCTATCGGGATTATTCAAAGAGCGATATGGCATGTCGCTACAGTCATTTTTTCTGGAGTACCGTATGAATCGTGCTGCCGAACTTCTTCAGAATCCAGGGCTGTCGGTCAGTGAAGTGGCCCATTCTGTCGGTTATACGGACCCATTATTGTTTTCCAAGATGTTTAAGCGTGTGACGGGCGTATCTCCGAAGGGGTCGAGAATTCGCGATTAG
- a CDS encoding alpha-glucosidase/alpha-galactosidase, with protein MNKITFLGAGSTVFVKNVLGDVMMTEALQDFELALFDIDAERLSDSERLLTSLARSLGSRCVVNVYQDRKEALRGAKYVINAIQVGGYDPCTITDFEIPKKYGLRQTIADTLGIGGIFRNLRTIPVMLDFARDMQEVCPDAWFLNYTNPMAVLTNVMNVHGGIKTVGLCHSVQVCVPHLFDALGIDQTGVVAKIAGINHMAWLLEVTKDGQDLYPEIKRLAKEKQQEQHDDMVRYELMQRFGYYVTESSEHNAEYHPYFIKRNYPELIERFNIPLDEYPRRCVNQIEGWKEMRTKLFASENIEHTRSREYASHIIEAMETNNPYKIGGNVMNNGLITNLPREACVEVPCLVDGSGISPTYIGDLPPQLAALNRTNINTQLLTIEAAITSKKEHIYHAAMLDPHTAAELSIDDIVAMCDELIEAHGDWLPKYTS; from the coding sequence ATGAACAAAATTACGTTTCTCGGTGCGGGAAGCACCGTCTTTGTCAAAAATGTATTGGGTGATGTCATGATGACCGAAGCACTTCAGGATTTTGAGCTGGCATTGTTCGATATCGATGCTGAACGTCTGAGCGATTCAGAGCGTTTGCTGACCAGTCTGGCCCGTTCACTCGGAAGTCGTTGCGTCGTGAACGTATATCAGGACCGCAAAGAAGCGCTGCGCGGGGCCAAATATGTCATCAACGCCATCCAGGTCGGTGGATATGATCCATGTACCATTACGGACTTTGAGATTCCGAAAAAATACGGACTACGTCAAACGATTGCAGATACCCTAGGTATCGGTGGAATTTTCCGTAATTTGCGGACGATTCCGGTCATGCTGGATTTTGCCCGGGATATGCAGGAAGTGTGTCCGGATGCATGGTTCCTGAACTATACCAACCCGATGGCCGTGCTTACCAATGTCATGAATGTGCATGGTGGGATCAAAACCGTAGGTTTGTGTCATAGTGTGCAGGTATGTGTACCACATCTGTTTGATGCACTGGGGATTGATCAGACAGGTGTTGTGGCTAAAATTGCAGGGATCAACCACATGGCGTGGTTGCTCGAAGTTACAAAAGACGGGCAGGACCTGTACCCTGAGATTAAACGACTGGCGAAGGAAAAACAGCAAGAACAGCATGATGACATGGTTCGTTATGAACTGATGCAGCGTTTTGGCTATTATGTAACGGAATCCTCCGAACACAATGCCGAATACCACCCTTATTTCATCAAGCGGAATTACCCGGAGCTGATTGAACGCTTCAACATTCCACTGGATGAGTATCCACGCCGCTGTGTGAACCAGATTGAAGGCTGGAAAGAAATGCGTACCAAGCTGTTTGCCAGCGAAAATATTGAACATACCCGCAGCCGTGAATACGCATCGCATATTATTGAAGCCATGGAGACGAATAACCCGTACAAGATTGGCGGCAACGTCATGAACAACGGACTGATTACGAACCTGCCGCGTGAGGCATGTGTCGAAGTACCTTGTCTGGTCGATGGATCAGGAATCAGTCCTACCTACATTGGGGATCTGCCTCCACAACTCGCGGCATTGAACCGGACAAACATCAACACGCAACTGCTGACCATTGAAGCGGCAATCACCAGCAAAAAGGAACATATCTATCATGCGGCCATGCTTGATCCACACACGGCTGCTGAGCTGTCTATCGATGACATCGTAGCGATGTGTGATGAGCTGATTGAAGCTCACGGCGATTGGTTGCCAAAATACACGTCATAA
- the nikB gene encoding nickel ABC transporter permease codes for MSRYIIKRLMQLVVVLFGITFLTFLLTYLSPGDPARLMLMSTGVTPSDELVRQVRSELGLDEPFLYRYGTWLGQVMTGDFGTSYKYNRPVLDVLMARLPATLWLTGSAMFLVILVSFPLGMLSAVYRNQWLDHVIRLFSFAGLSMPSFWLGMLLMLVFGVQLKLLPVMGNSGWYSLILPACTLAIPLVAQYSRQIRAILLEETSQNYVIGARSRGVKESIIIFRHILPNALLPIVTLMGMTTGALLGGAAIVESLFVWPGVGQMAVDAIFTRDYPLIQGYVIWMAIIYVALNLLVDIWTHLRDPRIRLDVDI; via the coding sequence GTGAGCAGATATATCATTAAACGATTAATGCAACTGGTAGTCGTATTGTTCGGCATCACGTTCCTGACGTTCCTGCTAACCTACCTGTCTCCTGGAGATCCAGCCAGACTTATGCTTATGTCTACAGGGGTAACGCCATCTGATGAGCTGGTCAGGCAGGTGAGGTCGGAGCTTGGATTGGACGAGCCCTTTCTCTATCGGTACGGGACTTGGTTGGGACAGGTGATGACTGGGGACTTCGGTACATCATATAAATACAATCGTCCAGTGCTGGACGTGCTGATGGCACGGCTCCCGGCAACGCTTTGGCTAACAGGAAGCGCCATGTTTCTGGTTATACTGGTTTCCTTTCCATTGGGGATGCTGTCGGCTGTCTATCGTAACCAATGGCTTGATCACGTCATTCGTCTGTTCTCTTTTGCCGGATTATCGATGCCCAGCTTCTGGTTGGGTATGTTGCTCATGTTGGTCTTCGGCGTACAGCTGAAGCTGCTGCCGGTGATGGGCAATTCCGGATGGTACAGCCTGATTCTACCTGCATGTACACTCGCGATTCCACTTGTTGCCCAGTACAGCAGACAGATTCGTGCGATCCTGCTTGAGGAGACAAGCCAGAACTATGTGATCGGAGCCAGATCCAGAGGTGTGAAGGAATCGATCATTATTTTTCGTCATATTCTTCCCAATGCCCTGCTGCCGATCGTTACCCTTATGGGTATGACAACAGGTGCTTTGTTAGGTGGTGCAGCGATTGTGGAAAGTTTATTTGTGTGGCCGGGTGTTGGACAGATGGCTGTAGATGCGATTTTCACAAGGGATTATCCGCTGATTCAGGGATATGTCATCTGGATGGCGATCATATATGTCGCCCTGAATCTGCTGGTTGATATATGGACTCATCTTCGTGATCCCCGAATCCGACTGGATGTGGATATATAG